A window of the Hevea brasiliensis isolate MT/VB/25A 57/8 chromosome 6, ASM3005281v1, whole genome shotgun sequence genome harbors these coding sequences:
- the LOC131180687 gene encoding uncharacterized mitochondrial protein AtMg00810-like, with protein MNKELTALEHNGTWELTSLPPHKKAIESRWIYKVKYNSNGTFKWYKARLVAKGYNQLPRLDYTANFSPVAKTGTIRLFLALASAKEWAIHQLDINNANLHGFIDEELYMKPPEGYDKAQPGQFLALLVYVDDVLVTGVDENNIIDVKRYLHTSFTIKDMGHAHYFLGVEIARSSDGLFLSQRKYILDILHDAGMLNAKIKEFPMSKSLKLDDTGPLIADPEKYRRIVGRLLYLNLTRPDISFSVQHLSQFLHQPRQQHWDALMALLRYLKGTPAKGLFFPSKTELQLRAYCDADWATCSMTRKSVTGYCIFFGSSLISWKTKKQATVSKSSAEAEYRSMATTVCELQWLSYLLRDLQISLHLPIPLMCDNKAAVHISENPVFHERTKHIDIDCHIVRQQVLNKFISTSHIGAKTQLADLFTKCLNSSLFHQFLSKMGLVSLSPS; from the exons ATGAATAAAGAGCTTACTGCCTTGGAACATAATGGGACTTGGGAGCTTACGTCCTTACCACCTCATAAAAAAGCCATTGAATCCAGATGGATTTACAAGGTTAAATACAATTCTAATGGTACATTTAAGTggtacaaagctcgcttagtagctaAAGGATATAACCAATTGCCGAGGTTGGATTATACTGCCAATTTTTCTCCAGTAGCCAAAACTGGTACCATTCGACTTTTTCTTGCTCTTGCATCTGCTAAAGAATGGGCTATTCACCAACTTGACATAAACAATGCCAATCTCCATGGTTTCATCGATGAAGAGTTGTATATGAAACCCCCTGAGGGGTATGATAAGGCACAACCTGGACAA TTTCTTGCACTCTTGGTTTACGTTGATGATGTATTAGTTACTGGAGTAGATGAGAACAATATTATTGATGTCAAACGCTATTTGCACACATCATTTACTATCAAAGACATGGGACACGCTCATTATTTTCTTGGGGTTGAAATTGCTCGTTCTAGTGATGGGTTATTTCTTTCTCAGCGCAAATACATCTTGGACATTCTCCATGATGCTGGAATGCTTAATGCCAAGATTAAAGAATTTCCCATGTCCAAGTCTCTCAAGCTAGATGACACTGGACCATTAATTGCTGATCCAGAAAAGTATAGACGTATTGTGGGACGTTTATTGTATCTCAATTTAACACGTCCTGATATTTCTTTTAGTGTGCAACATTTGAGTCAATTTTTGCATCAACCTCGTCAACAACACTGGGATGCTCTCATGGCCTTGCTTCGATATTTGAAAGGTACACCTGCTAAGGGGTTGTTCTTCCCTTCTAAAACAGAGCTTCAATTACGTGCTTATTGTGATGCTGACTGGGCTACCTGTTCTATGACAAGGAAATCTGTTACGGGGTATTGCATTTTTTTTGGTTCTTCTCTCATTTCATGGAAGACAAAGAAGCAAGCTACGGTTAGCAAATCTTCGGCAGAAGCCGAATATCGCAGCATGGCAACTACAGTTTGTGAATTGCAATGGCTTTCCTACTTATTAAGAGATTTACAAATTTCCCTTCATTTACCAATTCCTCTCATGTGTGACAATAAAGCAGCAGTTCACATTTCTGAAAATCCGGTATTTCACGAACGTACCAAGCACATCGATATCGATTGCCACATTGTTCGACAACAGGTCCTCAACAAGTTTATTTCCACTTCACATATTGGTGCGAAAACCCAACTAGCAGATTTATTCACCAAATGCCTCAATTCATCTCTTTTCCATCAGTTCCTGTCCAAGATGGGATTGGTTTCCCTATCTCCATCTTGA